From the genome of Pelobates fuscus isolate aPelFus1 chromosome 6, aPelFus1.pri, whole genome shotgun sequence, one region includes:
- the LOC134614946 gene encoding keratin, type I cytoskeletal 19-like yields MSHIKHQFSSGSSNRSCHSGGHSQNVTKHKSLAHCGISHKKQHGGTNLSSYGGSHLSHHGGSYTQNHGISLTSHHAGANLSHHAGHYRAPSVHGGSGGRGISISKHSSFSHGVHSHDTSFGKRDGIFSVNEKETMQSLNDRLACYMEKVRSLENENTQLERNIREWYEINQPSALPDFSNFFRIIQEVQCQISGATVDNARIALQIDNARLASDDFRNKYEMEQRLRNNVEGDVNGLRRVLESLNREICDLEQQVRNLQEELQQMRRNHEEDVNALRAQLGQRVSVEVDAAPSKDLNRTLSEIRQQYENLMDRNLREVENMFRQRSEELNRQVESGSEQLQTVQTELIDLKRSVQTLEIELQSQLSMKCALEGSLSEIESGYSSQLSQLQGLINNVESQLGQIRSDLEHQNHEYKILMDQKTHLEMEIATYKHLLEGQDIHVSNNSFLGGKHGSHSNNSAHHHNEGHSHQSKC; encoded by the exons ATGAGCCACATTAAGCATCAATTCTCCAGTGGATCCTCAAATAGAAGCTGTCACAGTGGTGGACATTCCCAAAATGTCACTAAACATAAATCTTTAGCTCACTGCGGAATCTCGCATAAAAAACAACATGGAGGCACCAACCTTTCTAGTTATGGAGGATCCCATCTTTCACACCATGGTGGATCTTACACTCAAAACCATGGGATTTCCCTAACTTCTCATCATGCAGGAGCAAACCTTTCCCACCACGCAGGCCATTACCGAGCCCCAAGTGTGCATGGTGGTTCAGGAGGTAGGGGAATCTCCATCTCCAAGCATTCATCCTTTAGCCATGGTGTCCACAGTCATGATACTAGCTTTGGAAAGAGAGATGGTATTTTCAGTGTTAATGAGAAGGAAACTATGCAATCGTTGAATGACCGCTTGGCATGCTATATGGAGAAGGTTCGCTCACTGGAGAACGAAAATACCCAGCTGGAGAGGAATATCAGAGAATGGTATGAAATAAACCAACCCAGTGCTTTACCTGATTTCAGCAACTTCTTCAGGATCATACAGGAGGTCCAGTGTCAG ATCTCCGGAGCAACAGTAGACAATGCCAGGATTGCTCTTCAAATAGACAATGCTCGTCTGGCTTCTGATGATTTTCGAAACAA ATACGAGATGGAACAAAGACTAAGGAACAATGTTGAGGGTGATGTGAATGGCCTGCGCAGAGTCCTAGAAAGCTTGAATCGTGAAATATGTGACCTTGAGCAACAGGTTCGAAACCTGCAGGAAGAGCTCCAGCAAATGAGGAGAAACCACGAGGAG GATGTGAATGCCCTAAGAGCCCAACTGGGTCAGAGAGTCAGTGTGGAAGTTGACGCTGCTCCATCAAAAGATCTGAATAGAACCCTGTCTGAGATCCGACAGCAATATGAAAACTTAATGGACAGAAACCTACGGGAGGTAGAAAATATGTTCCGGCAACGG AGTGAAGAGCTGAATCGTCAAGTGGAATCTGGTTCTGAACAACTGCAGACAGTCCAAACTGAACTCATTGATTTGAAGCGCAGTGTGCAGACTTTGGAGATTGAGCTACAGAGTCAACTAAGCATG AAATGTGCTCTGGAGGGCTCATTATCAGAAATAGAATCTGGATACAGCTCCCAGCTCTCCCAGCTACAAGGTCTAATCAACAATGTAGAATCTCAGCTAGGGCAGATCCGATCTGATCTGGAGCATCAGAATCATGAGTACAAAATACTTATGGACCAAAAGACACATCTAGAGATGGAAATTGCCACCTACAAACATCTTCTGGAAGGACAAGACATCCA TGTTTCAAATAATTCTTTCTTGGGTGGAAAACATG GATCTCATAGCAACAATAGCGCTCATCATCACAATGAAGGACATTCTCACCAATCTAAATGCTAA
- the LOC134614947 gene encoding keratin, type I cytoskeletal 19-like, whose amino-acid sequence MSHSVKQMQSRSVQGGCQISQRSSSVHHHGSFKNVHHGSRHRAPSVHGGSGGKGISLSLHNSSSYGHRSGHAFQAGLKHDGLFSFNEKETMKSLNDRLASYLEKVCSLEKENTQLERNIREWYEQNQPSALPDVSKYYKIIKELQSQIQSAYSENARIFLELDNAKLASDDFRSKYEIELGLSNNISSDVKGLHRVLERLNIERCDFDMQVQSLEEELQQLKNNHEEEVNGLRAQLGLRVSVEVDAAPAIDLNQSLSEIRQQYENLMENNLREVESIFLARTEELSHEVVSGAEQLQSVTVDLIELKRTLQTLEIELQSQWSLKETMEDILVETNARYSSQLSQLQEMINHIESQLAHLRSDLEHQIVEYKILMDQKNHLEMEIATYKRLLEGHDIHVSGQHDKNESNQNVKVQRITQHVQQAKH is encoded by the exons ATGAGCCACAGTGTGAAACAGATGCAGTCTAGATCTGTCCAAGGAGGTTGCCAAATTTCCCAACGAAGCTCGTCAGTTCATCACCATGGAAGTTTCAAAAATGTCCACCACGGAAGTCGTCACAGGGCTCCAAGTGTTCATGGAGGCTCAGGAGGCAAAGGGATTTCTCTCTCTCTACACAATTCTTCTAGTTATGGACATCGCTCCGGACATGCTTTTCAGGCAGGATTGAAACACGATGGCTTGTTTAGTTTTAACGAGAAGGAAACCATGAAGAGTCTGAACGACCGATTGGCATCCTACCTAGAGAAGGTCTGCTCACTGGAGAAGGAAAACACCCAACTAGAGAGAAATATCCGAGAATGGTATGAACAAAATCAACCCAGCGCATTGCCAGACGTTAGCAAATACTACAAAATCATTAAAGAACTCCAAAGCCAG ATTCAATCAGCTTAttcagaaaatgctagaatctttcTAGAGCTGGACAATGCAAAGCTGGCATCTGATGACTTCCGGAGCAA atATGAGATTGAGTTGGGCCTGAGCAACAATATCTCATCTGATGTCAAAGGTCTGCACAGGGTCCTAGAAAGACTGAATATAGAAAGATGTGACTTTGATATGCAAGTTCAGTCTCTTGAGGAGGAGCTGCAACAGTTGAAGAATAACCACGAGGAG GAAGTGAATGGTCTGCGTGCACAGCTGGGACTAAGAGTGAGCGTGGAAGTGGACGCTGCTCCAGCTATAGACCTTAACCAGTCCTTGTCTGAGATCCGACAGCAATACGAGAACCTCATGGAAAATAATTTGCGAGAAGTTGAGAGCATATTCCTTGCAagg actgaAGAACTGAGTCATGAAGTGGTATCTGGTGCTGAACAGTTACAGTCAGTAACTGTAGACCTTATTGAATTAAAGCGTACCCTGCAGACCCTCGAGATCGAACTACAGAGTCAATGGAGCCTG AAAGAAACTATGGAAGACATATTGGTGGAAACTAATGCCAGATACAGTTCCCAGCTTTCCCAGTTACAAGAGATGATCAATCACATAGAATCTCAGCTTGCTCATCTTCGATCTGACCTAGAACACCAAATAGTTGAGTACAAAATTCTCATGGACCAGAAGAACCACTTGGAAATGGAGATTGCAACATACAAGCGCTTACTGGAAGGACACGATATCCA TGTTTCTGGACAACATGACAAAAATG AATCGAACCAAAATGTAAAGGTTCAACGCATCACACAGCATGTTCAGCAGGCCAAACATTAG